The sequence below is a genomic window from Curtobacterium sp. MCPF17_002.
CGTCAGGAAGGTGCCGGAGAGCAGGACGACGACGAAGCTGTACAGCGCCACCTCGCCGAGCATGAAGCTCCAGTGGTCGGGGAAGATCTTGCGCCCGACCTCCTTCACGAGGCCCGAGATGCTCGTGCGCTCGTCGATGTAGTTGGACACCCCGCCGATGATGCGGGATCCACGCTCCGGCGTCGGCTTGGTGCCGGACACGGGTGCCTTGGTGGTGGTGGTGCTCATCAGCGTTCACGCTCCCAGAAGGACGGTCCGACGGGCTCGTGGAAGTCGCTCTGGGCAACCAGGTAGCCGTCGTCGTCGATCGCGATAGGAAGTTGGGGGAGAGGGCGTGCGGCCGGGCCGAAGATGACGTCGCAGTTGTTCGACACGTCGAACGTGGACTGGTGGCACGGGCACAGCAGGTGGTGCGTCTGCTGCTCGTAGAGCGCGACCGGGCACCCGACGTGGGTGCAGATCTTGGAGTACGCGACGATGCCGTCGTAGCCCCAGTTCTCGCGTCCCTTGGCGGGGTTCAGGTCCTTCGGGTCGAGGCGCATGAGGAGGACGGCCGCCTTGGCCTTCTCCTCGAGCATGTGGTCCGAGTCGAGCATGCCGTCCGGGATCACGTGGAAGACGGAGCCGATCGTGATGTCGGACGCCTTGATCGGCAGACCCGTCGGGTCCTTCGTCAGGCGCATGCCCGACTTCCAGAACGTGTGACGGAGCAGCTCGTTCGGGTCGGCCGCCGGCGCGAGGTCGCGGACGAGGACGATGCCGGGGAGCGGGAACGCCGCGAGGGCACCGATCATCGAGTTGCGGATCAGCTTGCGACGGCTGAAGCCGGACTCCTTGTCGGCGAGCTGGAAGGCCTCGACGGCCTTCGCGCGGGTCGCGTCCGTGCCACGGGTGGTGTGGCGGAGCTCCGAGATCTCGCGGTCGACGACGAGCGACTTCGACCAGTACACGGCACCGAGACCGAGCGCGAGCAGGGCCAGGGCGATCGACAGACCGAGGAAGAGGTTCGCGGTGCGGACCGTGCCGAAGTCGTCCGAGTCGATCGGGAAGGCGACGTAGGCCGCGATCGAGAGGACGCTGCCCACGATCGACAGGTAGAAGTACGTGGCGACCTGACGCTCGGCGAGACGCTGCTTCTTCGGGTCGACGTCGGTGCGGCGCGCGCGGTGCGGCGGCTCGCCCGGGTTCTCGAACGGATCCGCGGGGAGGACCGCGATTCCGGG
It includes:
- a CDS encoding Rieske (2Fe-2S) protein, encoding MAEHDDEALNSSSAVEKHGATTSSPGIAVLPADPFENPGEPPHRARRTDVDPKKQRLAERQVATYFYLSIVGSVLSIAAYVAFPIDSDDFGTVRTANLFLGLSIALALLALGLGAVYWSKSLVVDREISELRHTTRGTDATRAKAVEAFQLADKESGFSRRKLIRNSMIGALAAFPLPGIVLVRDLAPAADPNELLRHTFWKSGMRLTKDPTGLPIKASDITIGSVFHVIPDGMLDSDHMLEEKAKAAVLLMRLDPKDLNPAKGRENWGYDGIVAYSKICTHVGCPVALYEQQTHHLLCPCHQSTFDVSNNCDVIFGPAARPLPQLPIAIDDDGYLVAQSDFHEPVGPSFWERER